A single window of Metallosphaera hakonensis JCM 8857 = DSM 7519 DNA harbors:
- the speD gene encoding adenosylmethionine decarboxylase yields the protein MSKQVEFQSPEDKIIGKHVFGNLYDINPEDLNNEQLLKELVLNAVKIANMNLVEAKSWSFGGKKGGVSVIALIEESHIALHTWNEYNYATLDVYTCGEDSDPQAAFKFIVEALKPRRYQVFFADRSSS from the coding sequence ATGTCTAAACAGGTAGAGTTCCAATCCCCTGAAGATAAAATAATAGGGAAACATGTTTTCGGGAACCTATACGACATCAACCCAGAAGACTTAAATAATGAACAACTTCTCAAGGAGCTAGTTTTAAATGCAGTTAAGATTGCAAATATGAACCTGGTCGAGGCTAAGTCCTGGAGCTTCGGAGGAAAAAAGGGCGGAGTCTCGGTCATTGCACTCATAGAGGAGAGCCATATAGCACTTCATACTTGGAATGAGTACAACTACGCCACCCTAGACGTTTACACGTGCGGAGAAGACAGCGATCCACAAGCAGCCTTCAAGTTCATTGTAGAGGCCCTTAAGCCTAGGAGATACCAAGTCTTCTTCGCAGATAGAAGCTCCAGTTAA